The DNA sequence TCTTGTGACGTCATCACCCTTGCACCGGAGCAGGAAGTGCCGGCGGTCGGTGGGACTCTAAACAATCTACTGTTTTTGGTGCGCACTTTCATGCTTTACCGAGCAAACATGTGAGGAAACATTCTCCTGCCGAACCAGAATCCACCGAATCATACCCTAAATCAAACCCATGACGGCCGGGACACTCTAGAGGCGGCGGTGAGACTCATTTACCGGAGCAGAGATGAAGAAGGCACGGGGCTGCGGCATGCGGAGCGCCGTCGGGTTCCTCTCTCGCAGGGCGATCGGCGGACAGCCGCGGCTGAAGGAGGACTTCCAGCGGCGCAGACTGGCCGGCTGCTCCAGCCTCTATAAGAAGGACATGCTCGGTCACTTCGGCTGCGTCAACGCCATCGAGTTCTCAAACAATGGAGGCCAGTGGCTGGTGTCCGGTAAGATCCTCCGTTTCTGCACGCTGATCTTTCTCATGTGGGTCAGCGAGAGAAAGACCGACAGGAGTCTCTAACGTTGTATAGAATATACATGCAGAATAAAACATGCCAAGACGGGATTGCTTTGATAGCTTCAATTATTTGTCAGATTGTGCAtgcaagatttatttttttctgggcaTTGCCAAAAAAGAAGTAATATAGAAGTATAAACGTGTTAAggtgcaaaaaaagttttttacacaaaaaaacgAAACGACCAGAGTAATGTCATTCAaatgatattatattaaataaggtACATCCACATGAGATGACAATCAGTCTTCCTGAaaaagctttctttttcttttattctgcATGCATGCATTGGGTGGCCCTTTATGGGCGTAACCATGTTGACATCACGTGACCAGCCTTATCATGCAATTGACTAAAGTTACTAATAGTTTACTAAGTTGCTACTAAgaataaacaataaagaaaatatCTACCATGCTGTAGTTCATATATAAAACTGCAAGACATTAAGCGCTAACTGCAAATGTATGACAGTCGCCACACTGGGAAAAAAAGTGCCTGTCATTGAGTAATGTTTATTAACTTCATCCATCCAGGCTTATATGTCTCCATATGAAATCCTTATTACTGGTGCTATTAGTATGAATAGGTGCTGGATAAACCtatataaaacaaactaaaagctcCTCTACCGTATattgtatgtgcttcagactgtAGTCTACCTCCATAGTTTCTGTCTGACTCTTTTTCTTGCTGACTCATTAATTGGTTGCAGCTGTTACTGATTCTTTTGGCTTCTCATTTTCATTCCTGCTTTTGAAtgtcttttgtatgtttttgcacttgcatattttcagttttctcatTTGGCATATACGGTGTGGTGAATGCGCAGATTTCCAGAGTGTTTCTGTGCTCATGGAAACCAGGAAATATTAGACAATTTTAAAATTGTGGTTTCAAGGCCGGGAAAGGTTTTTCTAGCGATACTTGTATTTTATCAGCTAGAATGCActctgtttaaaatattttaactccaGTAATGACTAGAAAAGCAATGTAAATCCATGGGTCAAAACACTGAGAGAAGATTTTGAAGggagaatgttttgtttttttctatttaaacaagTTTGTACAAAAATGTAGATGAACTTTCACTTAGTTTCACTGTGAAACTAATTCCAAAACCCTgaaatttcagtttcattttgcaCATGAGAGCACATAAAATAGCAGTAGGATGCTGTTTTTTCAGATTTGCATGACAACAGGTGCTCAACTGGAAATCTacctatttaaataaaatgtcaggctatacattttttttaccactgtgtgtgggatttgaacccacaacctttttgcgctgctaatgcaatgctttaCCACTGAGCTGCAGCAAGGTACTCTCTCAAATATAGTCTCACAATAATAGACCACCATTCATGAGTTTGTGGTTGATAagaattgtttaatgtttttgaaagaaatatccTATGCTCATCAAGGTGCTCAGTTTCTTTCAttagatataaatgtttttttttttgtttggcccAAGAATTTTATTTATGGACAGAATTCATTGAGCAGATTTGCCATTCAAGTTTGTTACTCTCAGAGCTCTTTGCTAGTCTGCAGACTGTGCattattttacaaacaatataaaataaaatagcttagaaTAAGACACCTTTTGTATTAAATCAGTGCAGGAGTATGAGAGGGctatatgtgaccctgcaccacaaaaccagtattaaGTACCAATTTTGAAGATTTATACCTAATCGGAAAGCTGaatgaataagctttccattgatgcatggtttattaggatcggacaactatttgaaaatctgtaatctgagggtaAAAACGGAGAAAATCACtattgaagttgtccaaattaattctcagcaatgcatgttactaatcaaaaattatgtttttatatattaacagtaggaaatgtgcaaaatatcttcatggaacatgatctttacctaatgtccaaatgatttttgtcataaaagaaaaatagataatttgTACCCATTCAATGTTTTTCtaggctattgctaaaaatatatcccagtgacttatttggttttgtggtccagggtcacataagaTTTTTTTGTTATCATGACCATGAgtttctgaactgctgttgacTGTGTCTGTAAAGATTGCGTGCATATAACCGTACATTCATATCCTCAAGAGAGTGATGTTGAAACATTTCTCTGGTGAATCTATTAATGTCTTGTGTTGTAGGTGGAGATGACCGCAGGGTGCTGCTGTGGCACATGGAGAAAGCAATACACTCACGAGCCAAACCAATCAAGTTGAAGGGGGAGCACCTGTCCAACATCTTCTGCCTGGCATTTGACAGCACCAACAAACGTGTTTTCTCAGGAGGTAAAACAAGCAGCTGCTCAGATTCCTGATGCTGAAGCTGAAGCAGAAGCGAGATCAACTGTCTGATGTTTCTGTCTGTCACTGCAGGAAATGATGAGCAGGTGATTCTACATGATGTAGAACGTGGCGAGACGCTCAACGTCTTCTTGCATGATGACGCTGTGTATGGTCTGTCCGTCAGTCCGGTTAATGATAACGTCTTTGCCAGCTCCTCCGATGACGGCCGAGTTCTCATATGGGACACAAGAGAACCACCACATGGAGgtacacattcaaaagcatttttattaTGGCCCCTTTTTACTTTAATGACACATAAAGGATAATCATAGACTCTGttgttcaaaggtttgaggtcggttattttttttgcaaatattattgtgatttgaaagaactattttctatttgaatatatatttaaaaacaaaaattgatTCCAGTCATGGCAATGCTGAATGTTTAGCAACCATTACTTcagtttaaaataagttattctaatatgctaatttgctgctctgGAAACATTTcagtgttgtgctgcttaatattttcgtgAAACCATGATCAGGATTTTTCATGTGTTCTGGAACCTCAGTTTCATCTAAAGCCTGAACTGTTCTAGATCCTGTAACTCTAATTCTGTTGTGTTCTAGAACCGTTCTGCTTGGCCAACTACCCCTCAGCATTCCACAGCGTGATGTTTAACCCCGTAGAACCCCGTCTACTGGCCACTGCAAACTCTAAGGAGGGGGTGGGACTGTGGGACATCCGCAAACCCCGCAGGTGAGATGGAGATCTGTCCGAAATAAGCACACACATTCTATCACAGTCTATCTCACTTCTATCACACTTTAACTCTTTTCTTTCGAAGGCCAAAAGACATTGTCAAAAGAACGTTTGAGAGGGATTGAGAGAGGTtaaacatttttcagttttccaaaaagaacttcaaattttgatttgtctgaccacagaacagttttccactttgccacagtccattttaaatgagccttggcccagagaaaacacctgcgcttctggatcatgtttagatatggcttcttttttgacctatagagttttagccggcaacggcgaatggcacggtggattccTGTATGTATGTAATGCAATGctgtctaagggcctgaagatcccGAGCATCCAGGATGGTTTTCctgccttgacccttacacacagaaattgttccagattctctgaagatattatgcactgtagatgatgataacatctaactctttgcaatttttctctgagaaactcctttctgatattactCCAatatttttcgccacagcattgggggaattggtgatcctctgacaatcttgacttctgatagacacttccactcttttttttcactcaggctctttttatacccaatcatgttgccaattgacgtaataagttgcaaattggtcctccagcttttccttatatatacatttaacttttccggcctcttattgataaaataaatttattgctatctgtcccaacttttttggaatatgtagctctcatgaaatcaaaatgagccAATAGCTGGAAtcacatttcaaaatatctcactttcaacatttgatatgttatctatattctattgtaaataaaatataagtttatgagacttgtaaattattccattccttttttactcacaaattgtagtgtcccaacttttttggaatcaggtttgtacctCTGGCTGCAATTGGTTAAACAGCATCAGGTGTTCTAGAGAGCTGTGTTTATATGCTAAGCAAGAAAAACAAGGGTTGCTGAACTATGTCTAGTTAATGCTTGAACACTTGCTTCTGTCCAAATATGGCCTGCAATCATGCTGACAAGGCCAGCTTTATCATCATAGCTGTCTGCTCTACTGCCTGAGACCAGCAGAGGACAGCAGAGCTTGTGTAAAGATGTTCTCAGTTTGCTCACTATAAACATGATCTCCTGAAATAACACACATCTGAATGAAGATCTTTTAGAATAACCTGCTTTCTTCTGTGGTtgatgtctgtctctctctctgtctctttctgtgttGTAGTTCTCTGTTGAGGTATGGAGGGAGTTTGTCTCTTCAGAGTGCCATGAGCGTGCGCTTTAACAGCATGGGGACGCAGCTGCTGGCTCTGCGCAGACGTCTGCCTCCCGTCCTGTACGAGCTCCACTCTCGTCTGCCCAGCTTCCAGTTTGATAACCAGGGCTACTTCAACTCCTGTACTATGAAAAGTTGCTGCTTTGCTGGAGACCATGATCAGGTTAGATAAACAGGATGCTCAAAACCTATGTATATACAGGCTGCATATTTGAAAAATGTAGAGTGAACAAATTACTAACTTAACCGGTCCCTTTAATATGTCCAGTAATGGGtaataaaaaaggtttttgtGTGGAAGTGTGTCAGTGGAttgtagagtgtgtgtgttttcaggtatGTTCAGTGAGGGAATGTCTTGCTTTATCAGTGTTGAATCTAAAGCTCAGCAGATGctcttctgtctgtctgcctgcatttgtgtgtgtgtgtgtgtgttggtctcttgggttgtttggatttttttgtatgtttgtccAGCTGCTTCTGCTCTCTCTGTCTGACGTCTCCAGAACGATGGATTCTCCTCCCTAAATTCTCTCTAACATCTGAACAGCTCAGTGTGTTTCTGTTACTAAAAACTGttttcagaaattaaataaatgtgtctGAAAACCTCCTCTTGGGGacacattttttgaaaaaaaattaatattctatattatttattaatacaataccttttaaaagtttggggtcaattttATTCAAATAGTTTTAAATGAAGGCAAActgttaatacaattaaaaataactgtcttcaatttgaatacattttcagtgtcacatgatttttcaatGAATAAATTTTCAATGTCTTTTCAGTACATCTTGTCTGGCTCAGATGATTTTAACCTTTACATGTGGAGAATCCCCAACGACCCTGAAGCAGGTAAATACTCAAACCCAGACTAACCGTGtctaatgttgttattatttatggACTCCTTCTCTGTCTGTCTCGACAGGGGGTCCAGGTCAGGTGGTGAACAGGGCCTTTATGGTTCTGAAAGGTCATCGGTCAATCGTGAATCAGGTCCGCTTTAACCCTCACACCTACATGATTTGTTCCTCCGGGGTGGAGAAGGTCATTAAGGTTAGTTGTTACTCTTTTACAAACATCCTTCGTCCAAACGTTGTTCTTACTGTTAACTCTGCTATTTTCCATAATATAAAAGTGAATGGGGGTGGATGGTTggatttaaatgattattaaagaAATGAGAATGGATTGTGTTTTAAAGTATTTAAGCTGGTGTTCACTGAAGCTCTCCAGGCTCAATTGTGACACCTCTGGTTCTCAcatacttaaaaaacaaacaaaaaagctaaattaacAGAAGTAacagaaatgaaagaaatggtcacattaaattaatcaaaaagcaacagtaaagacatttatattgttacaaaatagttctacttcagatatattttcaaataataaaatgaattcagATGTTCAttcattatattcattcattaagtCTTAGATGCTTACCGAGGCTGAAATACTGTAATttataatgactgttttctatttgaatacattttaaaatggaatttattcctctggtggcaaagctgtattttcagcagccattcagtcttcagtttcacgcgatccttcagaaatccttctaatatgctgattctaATGCTCAAGAAAAAGATTTCTGAATGTTTCaattcaagattctttgatgaaaagtatatttaaaagaacagcatttatttgaaatagaaatcttctgtaatattttaaatgtctttactgtcagttttgattcagaatattacaaaagatttctattacaaataaatgctgttcttttaaatatacttttcatcaaagaatcctgattaatataaatatatagtcaCCTTGAAATTAGGAAAGAAGGTCCCTTGTAAAATGAATACCTGTGCCTTATAGAATGGGCCTAATTCActccctttccctctctctctgtagGTATGGAGTCCGTATCAGCAGCCATATAGTGTTGGTGATCTGGAAGGCCTGGTGGAGGACAAGTCGCGCTCTCTTTACACTCATGAGGAATACATAAGCCTGGTCCTGAACAGTGGAAGTGGCCTGTCACATGATTACGTCAGCCAATCAGTGCAGGAAGACCCCCGGATGATGGCTTTCTTTGACTCGCTGGTCCGCCGCGAGATTGAGGGGTGGAGCTCGGACTCGGACAGTGATTTGAGCGAGGGTGCCATTCTACAGCTGCAAGCGAGAGCCCGACGGTCCACACACGCCACAAGATCTATGCCACGATCATCTGCCAATGTATCCGCCGCTCATCACAGCGACTCTGAACActcctcttcatcttcattgGCCGGACAGGATGCCTCTGGGAGTGAGCGGAACGATCAGGATAGGACTGAGTCGCAAAGAAGCCGGACGAGGCCACGTGCATCTGCATTTCTGCTAGACCTTGTGAACGAGGATTCAGATTCCAGTGGGTTCTGGTTGGACCCGATGCCCCGTCCCAGATCTCCAAGTCCACATGAGAACTCTAGCCTTTCTAGCCACGCCTCCTCAGCAGGCCTGGCTTCCAGTTCTAGCTCCTCCCCCAGCTCATCTTCTAGCTCCTCCTCCAGCACAGACGGCGTCGATGAGGATCTGCGCAGGAGCAGGATGCGACAGCGAAACGCAGCCAGATGGAGACGCAACATGGGCCTTTCAGGAAGAGACTCCGCCCATAATCTTCACGGtgcaacagatgcctccaactatCCCAGCATTTCCATCCCTGATCAGTCATCACCCTCTTCATCCTCAGGTGACGAAGGTCGACCTTTCAGGAATCGTGGAAAAGAAAAACCAAGCGGACATGGCTCAAGTCCCACGCACTTAACTGACAGACAGATGCAGTCCAGATGTAGGAGCCGCTTCACTTCCTCTTTCTCAGGTGGTGACACGCTTGTGGAGAGGGCGAAATCTCGAGTGGGCTTTCTCGCAGACTCTGGTGAGGAACCAGAGCGAGGGAGAACTAGCGGGGAAGAGTTAAGTGCTTTGGAGGAAATAAACATGACTGTCAGCAGTCGCTCTACAGCGGCTGGGGTTAACGGACATCCACATGTAGATGAGAACCATGCAGACTCTATTCATCCAGAATGCTCTGGGACACAAAAAGAACTCAATAAGAACTCTGGCGACTCTAGGACCCAGGGGGAACACTCTGGAAGGGAGATCTCCAGTGTTTCTGGGAAACGGACTTGTTCGGACTCAGGAGATGAGGAGGATTCTCCGTCAGAGAAGAGGGCGAAAACTCACTGACTCAGAGTCGAACTTTTCTTTTAAGTTGTTTATCTTTGGACGCTTTTGATTTAGCCTTTTTGAACCaacttctctttttctctttaccTTATGTCTTGCATTCTGGGGTCACACCACAGTGATGACACTAAAAAAAAGATATTAGTggtattaatgtgtttttgcaagaaaaaaataactgcAGTGCTTTTGGTTTCATAACATTTTAGTTCCATTGAACCTGTAACATTTATGTTTGGGGCTCTGGTTTGCTTTTGGGCTGTGAGAAGAAGAAAAGGCATTTTGAGCATACAAGGATGGCTGCTCTGAGTCTGTATCAGTGGAactggggaggggggggggtagTGTTTCCGTGGTAACCTCATTGAGAAGCAGCTGTTTGAGTTCTGCATTAAAGTTCTGTTCCGGTGTTTCCATAGAAACCTTCTTGTTATGTCTCTTCTTCCTTATCGTCCACCATTGTAATCATCATCAAACAGGAAGTAGCCTGCTGTAATTTCTGGATGAGTGTTCTAGGATATTTTGATGTGAGAATGGTCACCATGGTGATGCATCAGTATCCGCTCTCCATCTGTCTAATGGAGCGGCTTGAAAGGCCAAGTGAAAGATTAATGAGAGCATAAATGATAATGTTGTAGGTCAGCACGGGGCTTGTTGTCTTAAACTCTTCCTCTACAGATGCTTGATTAATAGACTTTTGCAAATTCTACTAAATTGGGAGTTGAAACATCAATATTAAAGTGGGATTCAAAATTCTAGCGAGAGTTTATACTAAAAGGACACAAAATTTACCCAGAAGTCATTGCTCACTACCTCAGCACTGCACAAAGTTTGGCATCTGGATTGACTAAACAAACTACAATTTTTTGCATTAAACACAATTCATCTCAGATGTAGTTATTGTGTACTATATATTAAATTAGCAAAATATGCGACTTTGTTAACCAGGTAAGAAATATTGTGCATATAGAAAGATaactaaatcacatttattttcatatagcCCTCAGTAGGGATgattaatattactaatttatgtttttatttatattcatttaaacatataatgtatggtatctatctatctatctatcattcaaGTTTTGTTTCGAAAGATGTTAATTCAGCAgggattgataaaaaaaaaaaaagtgccaaaaaTACTTTTTCGGTTACATGTTTTCTTTTTAGCATTCTATTCATAAATGAATCCTTACAAATATTTCCACAGGAATATTCCTTGGTGAGGggttgtgtgtgcgtgcgtgtgtgtgcgtccgtgcgtgtatatacagtacagaccaaaagtttggacacaccttctcattcaaagagttttctttattttcatgactatgaaaattgtagattcacactgaaggcacacgtaacacgtggaattatatatggaattatatacataacaaaaaagtgcgaaacaactgaaaatatgtcatattctaggttcttcaaagtagccacctttcgctttgattactgctttgcacactcttggccttctcttgatgagcttcaagaggtagtcacctgaaatggtcttccaacagttagggttagggttaggccttctgtctgcggtccagctcacccctagaccatctcgattgggttcaggtccagtgactgtggaggccaggtcatctggagcagcaccccatcactttccttcttggtcaaatagcccttgatgccttcagtgtgactctacaattttcatagtcatgaaaataaagaaaactctttgaatgagaaggtgtgtccaaacttttggtctatatatatatatatatatatatatatatatatacatatatatatatatatatacatatacatatatatatatatatatatatatatatatatatatatatatatatatatatatatatatatatatatacatatgatgcCCCTAGTCTGTCTGATGATATTCCAGACCAATAAAAATTAACTTAGGGtgacaaatgaagtgaaatcttacagacatccgctgattgttttacAAAGAGCAGTGAAACTTTTGTTGGATCCCTGTGAATCAAAATACAGTTATTGAGTTTGACACAAAACAATTGCAGAACCGTTTCTGTGGCTGACGCTGAACAGATTCAACTGACGGCATTTCGAGAATTCACAGAATCACTGTAGTATTTGTTTTAACGAAAGTCTGTGGATGAGGACCAGGTCTCCTTTTAGGAAATGAACTACAGTTTTTCCACTCCCCACACTGgccacacgcacaaacacacactggtgGACATGCTCTTGCCTCGATGAACAGGGCAGCCTTAAATGGAATCATCTCTCTGTTGTTCAACGTGATAAGGAAACTCCACCCAACGGTAAGAGCTGTACTGGAATTGCTGATTGACAGTTATTTGGCTGATGTCATTCATGAGTACAGTCACAGCCAGACCTTCGGACTCATGTAGAAGTGTGATTTGTCCTCGTGTGACCCCTCCTTCCAAGTGAATAATCTCTAGATAGTGTTCTGTTCCTCTAATTGCACAATACAGGGCAGTTTGACTCACCTTTGGACTCAAGGGTTCATGCATACAAGGCTTTTGCTTGAAAAATTAAAagctttaattgtttaaaaaaatattataaataatagttcattttGAAGTATATCTCCATGTCTTTATGGTCAgaatacagaaataataaaatattacataaaattaaaagaaataaaatattaaataatcctGACATTAATTGCAGAGTGACAATTTCTGACACTGGTCAGGacagtaaataaaaaactgtCTTTTCTCTTATGTGCCGTCtatataatttcttaattcatttaaattaatttatgccAAAAACTCATTCATTATTCATTGATGATGATGAATCATGAttcatgaactcgttcattattatttctgttgttggtggtgttgatgatgatgatgatgatgatttaagTCATTTGTCATTCTTAAGAGCACCTGAAATTAAAGTCTGTTTTCTGTGTGTAAAAGACCATCTGCTCATGAGGCACATAtggaaattattaattaatctaGAGTATTCAgttcattattatatttataataataataattattattattattatttaattcttaGGTCCTTCTAAAGAAATGCTAAAGTGAAAATCTTTTGTGCGTGGCAGGGCTGAGGGAACAGAAGGATGGATGCTGATGTTTTTCCTCAGCTGTCAGCAGCCAATTGTGTTTTAGCTTCTCTGTCCTGTACCATTGTTCATCTTCTCAGTCTGTCTGAATCAGCCGTAACAAACTCTCTTATCAACATGAAATGAATGATGTGTACGCTCATGCCTTCGTAAAGTCCTTGTAATAGGAGGTTGGTTATTTTGGTTattattgtatttcacaaggtTTGCCTTCATCCAGACAGCAAGCATCTTATCAGGAAC is a window from the Carassius gibelio isolate Cgi1373 ecotype wild population from Czech Republic chromosome A13, carGib1.2-hapl.c, whole genome shotgun sequence genome containing:
- the LOC128026022 gene encoding DDB1- and CUL4-associated factor 5-like, which produces MKKARGCGMRSAVGFLSRRAIGGQPRLKEDFQRRRLAGCSSLYKKDMLGHFGCVNAIEFSNNGGQWLVSGGDDRRVLLWHMEKAIHSRAKPIKLKGEHLSNIFCLAFDSTNKRVFSGGNDEQVILHDVERGETLNVFLHDDAVYGLSVSPVNDNVFASSSDDGRVLIWDTREPPHGEPFCLANYPSAFHSVMFNPVEPRLLATANSKEGVGLWDIRKPRSSLLRYGGSLSLQSAMSVRFNSMGTQLLALRRRLPPVLYELHSRLPSFQFDNQGYFNSCTMKSCCFAGDHDQYILSGSDDFNLYMWRIPNDPEAGGPGQVVNRAFMVLKGHRSIVNQVRFNPHTYMICSSGVEKVIKVWSPYQQPYSVGDLEGLVEDKSRSLYTHEEYISLVLNSGSGLSHDYVSQSVQEDPRMMAFFDSLVRREIEGWSSDSDSDLSEGAILQLQARARRSTHATRSMPRSSANVSAAHHSDSEHSSSSSLAGQDASGSERNDQDRTESQRSRTRPRASAFLLDLVNEDSDSSGFWLDPMPRPRSPSPHENSSLSSHASSAGLASSSSSSPSSSSSSSSSTDGVDEDLRRSRMRQRNAARWRRNMGLSGRDSAHNLHGATDASNYPSISIPDQSSPSSSSGDEGRPFRNRGKEKPSGHGSSPTHLTDRQMQSRCRSRFTSSFSGGDTLVERAKSRVGFLADSGEEPERGRTSGEELSALEEINMTVSSRSTAAGVNGHPHVDENHADSIHPECSGTQKELNKNSGDSRTQGEHSGREISSVSGKRTCSDSGDEEDSPSEKRAKTH